In Plasmodium gaboni strain SY75 chromosome 14, whole genome shotgun sequence, one genomic interval encodes:
- a CDS encoding M17 leucyl aminopeptidase: MYFSSICKFLPISEKEKIYLNIVKKRFCKSYIYNNNNNNINYNKKGLKNYSFSNNKLEKNINFININNNKKGINFHSINKEIKMASAVPQVVSLDPTSIPIEYNTPIHDIKVEVHELKGGCNVDEGLTVFLVNNPGKENGPVKINSKVNDKNVSEFLKDENMEKFNVKLGTSKHFFMFNDKKTSVAVGYVGCGSVADLTEADVKRVVLSLVSMLHDNKLPKLTVVFEINVDKNLFRFFLETLFYEYMTDERFKSTDKNLNMEYIKHLGVYINNADTFNGEVEKALVYYFGTYYASQLIAAPSNYCNPVSLSNAAVELAQKLNLEYKILGVKELEELKMGAYLSVGKGSMYPNKFIHLTYKSKGDVKKKVALVGKGITFDSGGYNLKAAPGSMIDLMKFDMSGCAAVLGCAYCVGTLKPENVEIHFLSAVCENMVSKNSYRPGDIITASNGKTIEVGNTDAEGRLTLADALVYAEKLGVDYIVDIATLTGAMLYSLGTSYAGVFGNNEELINKLLNSSKTSNEPVWWLPIINEYRATLNSKYADINNISSSVKASSIVASLFLKEFIQNTAWAHIDIAGVSWNFKARKPKGFGVRLLTEFVLNDAL; this comes from the coding sequence atgtatttttcttctatcTGTAAATTTTTACCAATATctgaaaaagaaaagatatatttaaatattgtAAAAAAACGATTCTgtaaatcatatatatataataataataataataatattaattataataagaagggtttaaaaaattattcttttagtaataataaattagaaaaaaatataaatttcataaatattaataataataagaagggaataaattttcatagtataaataaagaaataaaaatggCAAGCGCAGTACCACAAGTTGTTTCCTTAGATCCTACAAGTATTCCAATTGAATATAATACTCCTATACATGATATAAAAGTTGAAGTTCATGAATTAAAAGGAGGTTGTAATGTTGACGAGGGATTAACTGTATTTTTAGTTAATAATCCTGGTAAAGAAAATGGTCCAGTTAAAATAAACTCAAAAGttaatgataaaaatgtgagcgaatttttaaaagatgaaaatatggaaaaatTTAATGTTAAATTAGGAACATcaaaacatttttttatgtttaatGATAAGAAAACTTCCGTTGCTGTTGGTTATGTTGGATGTGGATCAGTTGCAGATTTAACTGAAGCTGATGTTAAAAGAGTAGTATTATCATTAGTTTCTATGTTACATGATAATAAACTTCCAAAATTGACTGTTGTTTTTGAAATTAATGTTGATAAGAATTTATTTCGTTTTTTCTTAGAAACATTATTCTATGAATATATGACTGATGAAAGATTCAAATCTACAGATAAAAATCTTAATatggaatatataaaacatttaggtgtatatataaacaatgCTGATACATTTAATGGAGAAGTTGAAAAAGCTcttgtttattattttggTACTTATTATGCATCTCAACTAATTGCTGCACCATCCAACTATTGTAATCCTGTATCTTTATCTAATGCAGCTGTTGAGCTAGCccaaaaattaaatttagAATATAAAATCCTAGGAGTAAAAGAACttgaagaattaaaaatggGAGCTTATTTATCTGTAGGTAAAGGTAGTATGTATCCAAACaaatttattcatttaacatataaaagCAAAGGAGATgtcaaaaaaaaagttgCATTAGTAGGAAAAGGTATAACATTTGATTCAGGAGGATATAACTTAAAAGCTGCTCCAGGATCTATGATAGATTTAATGAAATTTGATATGAGTGGATGTGCAGCTGTTTTAGGTTGTGCTTATTGTGTAGGTACACTCAAACCAGAAAATGTAGAAATACATTTTCTAAGTGCTGTTTGTGAAAATATGGTTTCTAAAAATTCCTATCGTCCAGGTGATATTATAACAGCATCAAATGGAAAAACTATAGAAGTTGGTAATACAGATGCTGAAGGAAGATTAACATTAGCTGATGCTTTAGTATATGCTGAAAAATTAGGTGTTGATTATATTGTAGATATAGCTACATTAACAGGTGCTATGTTATACTCATTAGGTACAAGCTATGCTGGTGTTTTTGGTAATAATGAAGAACTTATcaataaattattaaacTCTTCAAAAACTTCAAACGAACCAGTCTGGTGGTTACCAATTATTAATGAATACAGAGCAACATTAAATTCAAAATATGctgatattaataatatctCATCAAGTGTTAAAGCTTCATCAATTGTAGCctcattatttttaaaagaatttatTCAAAATACTGCTTGGGCACATATTGATATTGCTGGCGTCTCATGGAATTTCAAAGCTAGAAAACCAAAAGGTTTTGGTGTCCGTTTATTGACAGAATTTGTTCTCAATGACGCCCTCTAA